A single Drosophila ananassae strain 14024-0371.13 chromosome 3L, ASM1763931v2, whole genome shotgun sequence DNA region contains:
- the LOC6494087 gene encoding acetyl-CoA carboxylase isoform X3 produces the protein MLLALVELIRMLKRRASKRFVLVESGEEPQVSAGGGDNATGSSVSASGSGGTGPVIPHFVAVDCGQNDSHNNNNVEMSASITNHNSTTTNTTTTSNNNNNNQSSASLLGVPVVGTLKPSMSRGTGLGQDRNQDRDFHIGTTEEFVKRFGGTRVINRVLIANNGIAAVKCMRSIRRWSYEMFKNERAVRFVVMVTPEDLKANAEYIKMADHYVPVPGGSNNNNYANVELIVDIALRTQVQAVWAGWGHASENPKLPELLHKEGLVFLGPPERAMWALGDKVASSIVAQTADIPTLPWSGSELKAQYSGKKIKISSELFARGCVTNVEQGLAAVNKIGFPVMIKASEGGGGKGIRRVDTAEEFPALFRQVQAEVPGSPIFVMKLARGARHLEVQLLADQYGNAISLFGRDCSIQRRHQKIIEEAPAIVAQPEVFEDMEKAAVRLAKMVGYVSAGTVEYLYDPEGRYFFLELNPRLQVEHPCTEMVADVNLPACQLQIGMGIPLYRLKDIRLLYGESPWGASVIDFENPPNKPRPSGHVIAARITSENPDEGFKPSSGTVQELNFRSSKNVWGYFSVAASGGLHEFADSQFGHCFSWGENRQQARENLVIALKELSIRGDFRTTVEYLITLLETNRFLDNSIDTAWLDALIAERVQSEKPDILLGVMCGSLHIADRHITESFSSFQTSLEKGQIQAANTLTNVVDVELINDGIRYKVQAAKSGANSYFLLMNGSFKEIEVHRLSDGGLLISFEGASYTTYMKEEVDRYRIVIGNQTCVFEKENDPSLLRSPSAGKLINLIVEDGAHVSKGQAFAEIEVMKMVMTLTSQEAGTVTFVRRPGAVLDAGSLLGHLELDDPSLVTKAQPCKGQFPQPENAPVPEKLNRVHNTYKSILENTLAGYCLPEPFNAQRLRDIIEKFMQSLRDPSLPLLELQEVIASISGRIPISVEKKIRKLMTLYERNITSVLAQFPSQQIASVIDSHAATLQKRSDRDVFFLTTQSIVQLVQRYRNGIRGRMKAAVHELLRQYYDVESQFQHGHYDKCVGLVREHNKDDMQTVVNTIFSHSQVAKKNLLVTLLIDHLWANEPGLTDELANTLSELTSLNRAEHSRVALRSRQVLIAAHQPAYELRHNQMESIFLSAVDMYGHDFHPENLQRLILSETSIFDILHDFFYHSNRAVCNAALEVYVRRAYTSYELTCLQHLELSGGLPLVHFQFLLPTAHPNRLFSRMSSPEGLDQAAAETLGSSFVRTGAIAAFDSFEHFEMYSDEILDLLEDFVSPAMVNAKVLEAVEAADSISDSRHSTSINVSLSDPVTRANAAEEAKSTEPIHIVSVAVRETGELDDLQMAQIFGNYCQEHNEELFQRRIRRITFAALKKRQFPKFFTYRARDKFEEDRIYRHLEPASAFHLELNRMKTYDLEALPTANQKMHLYLGKAKVSKGQEVTDYRFFIRSIIRHSDLITKEASFEYLQNEGERVLLEAMDELEVAFSHPHAKRTDCNHIFLNFVPTVIMDPAKIEESVTKMIMRYGPRLWKLRVLQAELKMVIRQSPQSPTQAVRLCIANDSGYFLDISMYTEQTEPETGIIKFKAYGEKQGSLHGHPISTPYMTKDFLQQKRFQAQSNGTTYVYDVPDMFRQMTERHWKEFSKARPTVDIRIPDKILIECKELVLEGDSLVEMQRLPGENNCGMVAWRIVLATPEYPNGREIIVIANDLTYLIGSFGIKEDVLFAKASQLARERKVPRIYISVNSGARIGLAEEVKAMFKIAWEDPEEPDKGFKYLYLTTEDYAKVANLNSVRAILIEDEGEQRYKITDIIGKDDGLGVENLRYAGLIAGETSQAYEEIVTIAMVTCRTIGIGSYVVRLGQRVIQIDNSHIILTGYAALNKLLGRKVYASNNQLGGTQIMFNNGVTHKTEAIDLDGVYTILDWLSYIPAYIGCDLPIILPSDRIDRPVDFMPTKSPYDPRWMLAGRVNPVNANDWENGFFDRDSWSEIMAPWAKTVVTGRARLGGVPVGVIAVETRTVEVEMPADPANLDSEAKTLQQAGQVWYPDSSYKTAQAIKDFGREELPLIVFANWRGFSGGMKDMYEQIVKFGAYIVDGLREYKKPVLIYLPPNAELRGGAWAVLDSLINPRYMETYADPEARGGVLEPEGIVEIKYKEKDLVKTIHRLDATTIGLKKEFDEAVASGDKVKAAQVDEKIKARIAVLMHVYHTVAVHFADLHDTPERMLEKECISEIVAWRDSRRWLYWRLRRVLLEDAYIKKILRAQDNLSVGQAKQMLRRWLVEEKGASESYLWDKNEEMVAWYEEQSNAESIVSRNVNSVRRDAIISTISKMLEDCPDVALDAVVGLCQGLTPVNRGVVVRTLAQMQLNEESSSGNQG, from the exons ATGCTATTGGCCCTCGTGGAGCTAATTAGAATGTTAAAGCGTCGCGCCAGCAAGCGTTTCGTACTTGTTGAGTCCGGTGAGGAGCCGCAGGTGTCAGCGGGCGGCGGCGACAATGCCACGGGATCATCAGTATCCGCGTCGGGTTCGGGTGGCACGGGCCCTGTAATACCCCATTTTGTGGCCGTGGATTGCGGCCAAAACGATTcccacaacaacaataatgtcGAGATGAGTGCCAGCATCACCAATCATAatagcaccaccaccaacaccaccaccaccagcaacaacaacaacaacaaccagtcATCAGCATCGCTACTCGGCGTCCCCGTGGTGGGAACCCTGAA GCCAAGCATGTCCCGCGGCACTGGCTTGGGCCAGGACCGGAATCAGGATCGAGACTTTCACATCGGCACCACCGAGGAGTTTGTGAAACGATTCGGCGGCACCCGCGTCATCAACCGTGTCCTGATCGCCAACAACGGCATTGCGGCCGTCAAGTGCATGCGTTCCATCCGCCGCTGGTCCTACGAGATGTTCAAGAACGAGCGAGCCGTCCGCTTCGTGGTGATGGTCACTCCCGAGGATCTGAAGGCCAATGCGGAGTATATTAAGATGGCTGATCACTATGTTCCCGTGCCCGGAGgatccaacaacaacaactatgCCAATGTTGAGCTCATTGTGGACATTGCACTTCGCACTCAAGTACAG GCTGTGTGGGCCGGCTGGGGTCATGCCTCTGAGAATCCCAAGCTGCCGGAGCTGTTGCACAAGGAGGGTCTGGTCTTTCTCGGTCCGCCCGAACGCGCCATGTGGGCGCTTGGCGATAAAGTGGCCTCCTCGATTGTGGCACAAACGGCCGACATTCCGACCCTGCCCTGGTCCGGTTCCGAGCTGAAGGCCCAGTACAGCGGCAAGAAGATCAAGATTTCCAGCGAACTCTTTGCCCGCGGCTGTGTGACCAATGTGGAGCAGGGTCTGGCCGCAGTCAACAAGATTG GCTTCCCTGTGATGATCAAGGCCTCGGAAGGCGGCGGCGGCAAAGGCATTCGTCGAGTGGACACGGCCGAGGAGTTCCCCGCCCTTTTCCGTCAGGTGCAGGCCGAGGTTCCCGGCTCACCCATTTTCGTGATGAAGCTGGCCAGGGGAGCCCGCCATTTGGAGGTGCAGCTCCTGGCCGATCAGTACGGCAACGCCATCAGTCTGTTTGGTCGTGACTGCTCCATTCAGCGTCGCCACCAGAAGATCATTGAAGAAGCCCCCGCCATTGTGGCCCAGCCGGAGGTGTTCGAGGACATGGAGAAGGCCGCCGTGCGTCTGGCCAAGATGGTCGGCTATGTGAGCGCTGGAACTGTGGAATACCTGTACGATCCCGAAGGACGCTACTTCTTCCTGGAGTTGAACCCCCGTCTGCAGGTGGAGCATCCCTGTACAGAAATGGTGGCTGATGTGAATCTCCCGGCTTGCCAGCTGCAGATTGGAATGGGCATTCCCCTGTACCGGCTGAAAGATATTCGTCTGCTCTACGGAGAATCGCCCTGGGGCGCTTCCGTCATCGACTTTGAGAATCCGCCAAACAAACCTCGTCCTTCTGGCCACGTTATCGCCGCTCGAATTACCTCGGAGAACCCCGACGAAGGCTTCAAGCCCAGTTCGGGTACCGTGCAGGAACTGAACTTCCGTTCCAGCAAAAATGTGTGGGGCTACTTCAGTGTGGCCGCAAGCGGTGGCCTGCATGAGTTCGCCGACTCCCAGTTCGGTCATTGCTTCTCCTGGGGCGAGAACCGTCAGCAGGCGCGCGAGAATCTGGTCATCGCCCTGAAGGAGCTGTCCATTCGCGGTGACTTCCGCACAACCGTGGAGTACCTGATCACCTTGCTGGAGACTAACCGCTTCTTGGACAATAGTATCGACACCGCTTGGCTGGATGCTCTGATCGCGGAGAGAGTGCAGTCCGAGAAGCCGGACATCCTGTTGGGCGTCATGTGCGGCTCCCTGCACATTGCCGATCGGCACATCACCGAGAGCTTTTCAAGCTTCCAAACCTCTCTGGAGAAGGGTCAGATTCAGGCGGCCAACACGCTGACCAACGTCGTGGACGTGGAACTGATCAACGACGGCATCCGGTACAAGGTTCAGGCCGCCAAGAGCGGCGCCAACTCCTACTTCCTGCTGATGAACGGATCGTTCAAGGAGATCGAAGTGCATCGCCTCTCCGACGGTGGTCTTCTCATTTCCTTCGAAGGCGCCAGCTACACCACCTACATGAAGGAGGAGGTCGACCGCTACCGCATCGTAATCGGTAACCAGACTTGTGTCTTTGAGAAGGAGAACGATCCCTCGCTGCTTCGCAGCCCCTCGGCCGGAAAACTGATCAACTTGATTGTCGAGGACGGTGCCCACGTGAGCAAGGGCCAGGCCTTCGCCGAAATCGAGGTGATGAAGATGGTGATGACCCTTACCTCTCAGGAGGCAGGTACGGTGACATTCGTCCGAAGACCAGGAGCAGTGCTAGACGCTGGATCTCTACTTGGTCACTTGGAACTGGATGATCCTTCGCTGGTAACCAAGGCGCAGCCCTGCAAGGGCCAGTTCCCTCAACCAGAGAACGCCCCGGTCCCGGAGAAGCTAAATCGAGTCCACAACACATACAAGAGCATCTTGGAGAACACCCTGGCCGGTTACTGCCTTCCTGAACCGTTCAACGCCCAGCGCCTGCGCGACATCATTGAGAAGTTCATGCAGAGCTTGAGGGATCCCTCGCTGCCCCTGCTGGAGCTTCAGGAAGTGATTGCTTCCATATCGGGACGCATTCCCATCTCTGTGGAGAAGAAGATCCGCAAGCTGATGACCCTCTACGAGCGCAACATAACCAGTGTTCTGGCCCAATTTCCCTCCCAGCAGATCGCCAGCGTCATCGACAGCCATGCCGCCACTCTGCAGAAGCGTTCGGACAGGGACGTCTTCTTCCTGACCACTCAGAGCATTGTGCAGCTGGTTCAGCGCTACCGCAATGGAATCCGTGGTCGCATGAAGGCCGCCGTCCACGAGCTGCTCCGCCAGTACTACGACGTGGAGTCGCAGTTCCAGCACGGTCACTACGACAAGTGCGTGGGATTGGTGCGCGAGCACAACAAGGACGACATGCAGACGGTGGTCAACACCATCTTCTCGCACTCGCAGGTGGCCAAGAAGAACCTGCTGGTCACCCTGCTCATTGACCACCTCTGGGCCAACGAGCCGGGCCTGACCGACGAGCTGGCCAACACTCTGAGTGAGCTGACGTCCCTGAACCGAGCGGAACACTCCCGGGTAGCTCTGCGCTCCCGCCAGGTGCTCATCGCCGCCCACCAGCCGGCCTATGAACTGCGCCACAACCAGATGGAGTCGATCTTCTTGTCGGCCGTGGACATGTACGGCCACGATTTCCATCCCGAGAATCTGCAGCGTCTGATCCTGTCGGAGACCTCGATCTTTGACATTCTGCACGACTTCTTCTACCACTCGAATCGGGCAGTTTGCAATGCCGCCCTGGAGGTTTACGTGAGGAGGGCTTACACCTCCTACGAGCTGACTTGCCTGCAGCACTTGGAGCTCTCCGGCGGCCTGCCGCTGGTACACTTCCAGTTCCTACTCCCCACTGCCCACCCCAACAGGCTCTTCTCGCGAATGTCCTCCCCGGAAGGATTGGATCAAGCGGCGGCCGAGACTCTGGGCAGCTCCTTCGTGAGAACTGGAGCCATAGCCGCCTTCGACTCCTTCGAGCACTTTGAGATGTACTCGGACGAGATCCTGGATCTGCTGGAGGACTTCGTGTCGCCGGCCATGGTCAACGCCAAAGTTCTGGAGGCTGTGGAGGCAGCAGATTCCATCTCGGACAGCCGACACAGCACTTCCATCAATGTTTCGCTCTCTGACCCAGTGACCAGAGCCAATGCCGCCGAAGAGGCCAAGTCCACGGAACCAATCCACATTGTCAGCGTGGCCGTCAGAGAGACGGGCGAGCTTGATGACCTGCAGATGGCCCAAATCTTCGGAAACTACTGCCAGGAGCACAACGAGGAGCTGTTCCAGCGACGTATACGCCGGATCACGTTTGCTGCTCTGAAGAAACGCCAGTTCCCCAAGTTCTTCACGTACCGCGCAAGGGACAAGTTCGAGGAGGATCGCATCTATAGGCATTTGGAACCCGCATCCGCGTTCCACCTGGAGCTGAACCGCATGAAAACTTACGACCTGGAGGCACTGCCGACGGCCAACCAGAAGATGCACTTGTATCTTGGCAAGGCTAAGGTATCGAAGGGCCAGGAAGTCACCGATTACCGCTTCTTCATCCGCTCCATTATCCGTCACTCCGACCTGATCACCAAGGAAGCCTCGTTCGAGTACCTCCAGAACGAGGGTGAACGCGTGCTCTTGGAAGCCATGGACGAGCTGGAGGTGGCGTTCTCCCACCCGCATGCCAAGCGCACCGACTGCAACCACATCTTCCTCAACTTCGTACCCACCGTCATTATGGATCCAGCCAAGATCGAGGAGTCCGTCACCAAGATGATCATGCGCTACGGACCGCGTCTCTGGAAGTTGCGCGTCCTGCAAGCGGAGCTTAAGATGGTTATTCGCCAGTCGCCGCAGTCCCCCACACAGGCTGTGCGACTCTGCATCGCCAACGATTCCGGATACTTCCTGGACATCTCCATGTACACGGAGCAAACCGAACCGGAGACAGGAATC ATCAAGTTCAAGGCCTATGGCGAGAAGCAGGGATCCTTGCACGGACATCCCATCTCCACGCCATATATGACCAAGGACTTCCTGCAGCAGAAGCGTTTCCAGGCTCAATCGAATGGCACCACGTACGTCTATGACGTTCCGGACATGTTCCGCCAGATGACTGAGCGACACTGGAAGGAATTCTCCAAGGCCCGTCCCACGGTCGACATCCGTATTCCGGATAAGATTTTGATCGAGTGCAAAGAGCTGGTCCTTGAGGGCGACAGCCTCGTGGAGATGCAGCGACTGCCAGGAGAAAACAAT TGTGGTATGGTGGCTTGGCGCATAGTGCTAGCTACTCCGGAGTATCCCAATGGTCGCGAGATCATTGTGATAGCCAACGACTTGACCTACTTGATCGGTTCCTTTGGAATCAAGGAAGATGTGCTCTTCGCCAAGGCTTCCCAGTTGGCTCGCGAACGTAAAGTGCCTAGG ATCTACATCTCCGTGAACAGCGGTGCCCGCATTGGTCTTGCTGAGGAGGTGAAAGCCATGTTCAAGATCGCATGGGAGGATCCCGAGGAGCCGGACAAGGGCTTCAAGTACCTCTACCTAACCACCGAGGACTACGCCAAGGTGGCCAACCTGAACTCCGTGCGCGCCATCCTGATCGAGGACGAGGGCGAGCAGCGCTACAAGATTACCGACATCATTGGCAAGGATGATGGCCTTGGCGTGGAGAATCTGCGCTATGCCGGTCTGATTGCCGGCGAGACGTCCCAAGCCTACGAAGAGATTGTTACCATTGCCATGGTCACGTGCCGTACCATCGGTATCGGGTCGTACGTGGTGCGTCTGGGACAGCGTGTGATCCAGATCGACAACTCGCATATTATACTCACGGGCTACGCTGCTCTTAACAAG CTGCTCGGCCGCAAGGTGTACGCCTCCAACAATCAGCTCGGTGGCACCCAGATTATGTTCAACAACGGTGTGACCCACAAGACCGAGGCCATCGACCTGGACGGAGTGTACACCATCCTCGACTGGCTCTCTTACATTCCCGCCTACATCGGCTGCGACCTGCCCATCATCCTGCCCAGCGATCGTATCGATCGGCCCGTGGACTTCATGCCCACCAAGTCGCCGTACGATCCCCGCTGGATGCTTGCCGGCCGTGTTAACCCGGTGAATGCCAACGACTGGGAGAACGGATTCTTCGATCGGGACTCGTGGAGCGAAATCATGGCGCCGTGGGCCAAGACAGTGGTCACCGGTCGCGCCCGTCTGGGCGGAGTTCCCGTGGGTGTGATTGCCGTGGAGACCCGCACTGTGGAGGTCGAAATGCCCGCCGATCCTGCTAATCTGGACTCGGAAGCCAAGACACTGCAGCAGGCTGGTCAGGTGTGGTACCCGGATTCCTCGTACAAGACGGCCCAGGCCATCAAGGACTTTGGTCGTGAGGAACTGCCACTGATTGTTTTCGCGAACTGGCGTGGCTTCTCCGGCGGCATGAAGGACATGTACGAGCAGATTGTCAAGTTCGGTGCTTACATCGTTGACGGTCTGCGGGAGTACAAGAAGCCCGTGCTCATCTACCTGCCACCTAATGCAgagttgcgtggaggagcctGGGCCGTGCTGGACTCGTTGATCAACCCGCGCTACATGGAGACCTACGCCGATCCGGAGGCCCGAGGAGGTGTCTTGGAACCGGAGGGCATTGTCGAGATCAAGTACAAGGAGAAGGATCTGGTCAAGACGATACACCGCCTGGACGCCACCACGATTGGG ctgAAGAAGGAGTTTGACGAGGCGGTAGCATCGGGAgataaggtcaaggctgccCAGGTCGATGAGAAGATTAAGGCTCGCATCGCGGTATTGATGCACGTCTACCACACGGTGGCCGTCCACTTTGCCGACCTGCACGACACTCCGGAGCGCATGCTGGAGAAGGAGTGCATCAGTGAGATTGTGGCGTGGCGTGACTCGCGCCGTTGGCTATACTGGCGCCTGCGCCGTGTCCTCTTGGAGGACGCTTACATTAAGAAGATATTGCGGGCGCAGGACAACCTGTCCGTGGGCCAGGCGAAGCAGATGCTGCGACGCTGGCTGGTCGAAGAGAAGGGAGCCTCTGAG TCGTATCTGTGGGACAAGAACGAAGAGATGGTGGCCTGGTACGAGGAGCAGAGCAATGCCGAATCCATTGTTTCCCGCAACGTGAATTCCGTGAGAAGGGATGCCATTATTTCGACCATTTCC